Proteins from a genomic interval of Luteitalea sp.:
- a CDS encoding metalloregulator ArsR/SmtB family transcription factor, with translation MSTKRHRTAASSAQLARSVPVFAALGDQTRLELVSRLCTDGPMSITRLARGASVTRQAVTKHLHVLASAGLVRGTRMGRESIWELEPHQLEQARRTLDTISAQWDSALDRLKRFVEE, from the coding sequence ATGTCGACTAAGCGGCATCGCACGGCGGCGAGCAGCGCTCAGCTCGCGCGATCGGTGCCTGTCTTCGCTGCGCTCGGCGACCAGACGCGGCTCGAGTTGGTCAGCCGCCTCTGTACCGATGGCCCGATGTCGATTACACGCCTGGCGCGTGGCGCGAGCGTCACGCGTCAGGCGGTGACCAAGCACCTGCACGTCCTGGCGAGCGCGGGCCTGGTGCGCGGCACGCGGATGGGTCGTGAGAGCATCTGGGAGCTCGAGCCGCATCAGCTCGAACAGGCGCGGCGCACGCTCGACACGATCTCTGCACAGTGGGACAGCGCGCTCGACCGGCTGAAGCGCTTCGTGGAAGAGTAA
- a CDS encoding FtsX-like permease family protein, translated as MTQAEARAAARRQFGNATQIKEQSHDLFAFTFFEDLFRDVRFAARSLRKSPAFTAAAVLTLAIGIGGNTAMFSVIHGVLLRPLDYPDPDRLVYIARDNPDEGTDSRFSLERLEVVRGMAQSYAGLGAFLAHPEDVTLSGKGGPEALKGARVSANFLDVLGVRPALGRSFLAEEDTVGGAPVAMISAELWRRRFGGDASLAGKTANLNSTAYTIVGVLPAAFQFPFPAVDVWMTQPAEWSNLEPSFRRCCSPLLGFARLKPGVTLEQARSELNVLNERYATAYPNKNVYTGPLRLAQLKDQLTKNVSTMLWMLLGAVGFVLLIACANVASLLMARATSRSREFAIRTALGAARGQLIRQLLTESLLLATAGGVLGVLLAWFSSSVITTMTVFDLPRANEIHIDGIVLGFTAVLSIATGASFGIAPALQIIRPRVVDMLRQAGAASTGTPGKRRIVGISTWGMLIIGQVALSMVLLVGAGLMIKTLARLASVDTGFRPAGLLTMRIPLPMTRYDSPEKRAAFFEELVRRVETVPGVRGATAVRTLPTARGQLGTNLQIQGQEIAEPGHLGIGLQTITPGYFRVLGASLQRGREFTAADNTRSAPPVVIVNESFARRFWPAYPGGADPIGKRITVPILEAGPLEIVGVVADVHERALTRDTEPRFYIPKILYPPQVGYLAVRTQGDPLLSVNAIRAEVLAIDRDQPVADIRMMEEIFEASVGPQRLVTWLLGLFAGTALLLAVIGIYGVLAYSVALRTQEIGIRRALGAQPSDILGSVLRRGLVLVLAGVTLGIGGAFALTRIMTGLLFRTSPSDPATFASIALLFIIVALAASWLPARRAATVDPMRVLR; from the coding sequence ATGACCCAGGCGGAGGCTCGAGCTGCCGCACGTCGTCAGTTCGGCAACGCGACGCAGATCAAGGAGCAAAGCCACGATCTCTTTGCGTTCACGTTCTTCGAGGACTTGTTTCGTGATGTCCGATTCGCAGCCAGGTCGCTGCGAAAGTCTCCGGCGTTCACCGCCGCGGCGGTTCTGACGTTGGCTATCGGAATCGGCGGTAACACGGCCATGTTTTCGGTGATTCACGGCGTGCTGTTGCGACCGCTCGATTACCCCGACCCCGACCGCTTGGTGTACATCGCAAGGGACAACCCAGACGAGGGTACCGACAGCCGTTTCTCGTTGGAGCGACTGGAAGTCGTGAGGGGCATGGCCCAGTCTTACGCGGGCCTTGGCGCGTTCCTTGCTCATCCAGAAGACGTGACGCTCTCTGGCAAGGGCGGTCCGGAGGCACTGAAGGGAGCGCGCGTTTCTGCCAACTTCCTGGACGTCTTGGGCGTAAGGCCAGCATTGGGCCGAAGTTTTCTCGCTGAGGAAGATACGGTCGGCGGCGCGCCTGTGGCGATGATCAGTGCCGAGTTGTGGAGGCGGCGGTTCGGAGGTGATGCGTCGCTGGCGGGCAAGACCGCCAATCTCAATTCAACGGCGTACACCATCGTCGGCGTACTTCCCGCGGCATTTCAATTCCCGTTTCCGGCGGTCGACGTTTGGATGACTCAGCCAGCCGAGTGGTCCAATTTGGAGCCCTCATTCCGACGGTGTTGCTCCCCGTTGTTGGGATTTGCTCGGTTGAAGCCAGGGGTCACGCTCGAACAGGCACGCTCGGAACTGAATGTGCTGAACGAACGGTACGCCACGGCTTATCCGAACAAGAACGTCTACACCGGACCTCTACGATTGGCACAGCTGAAGGATCAACTGACGAAGAACGTGTCCACGATGCTCTGGATGCTCTTGGGCGCCGTCGGCTTCGTGCTGTTGATCGCCTGCGCCAACGTGGCGAGCCTGTTGATGGCGCGGGCGACGTCTCGGTCCCGCGAGTTCGCGATCAGGACAGCGCTAGGTGCGGCGCGGGGGCAGCTCATCCGACAGCTCCTCACCGAGAGTCTGCTGCTGGCGACGGCAGGCGGTGTGTTGGGTGTGCTCTTGGCCTGGTTCTCGTCCAGCGTCATCACGACAATGACGGTCTTTGATCTACCGCGTGCCAATGAGATTCACATCGACGGCATCGTGCTCGGATTCACCGCGGTGCTCTCGATCGCGACGGGCGCCTCGTTTGGAATAGCTCCGGCGTTGCAGATTATCCGGCCGCGTGTCGTGGACATGCTGCGCCAGGCCGGTGCTGCCAGCACAGGAACACCTGGGAAGCGTCGAATCGTCGGCATCAGCACGTGGGGGATGCTGATTATCGGCCAAGTTGCGTTGTCGATGGTGTTACTCGTGGGTGCTGGCCTGATGATCAAGACCCTCGCGAGACTGGCGAGTGTCGATACGGGCTTTCGCCCCGCGGGCTTACTGACGATGCGGATTCCCTTGCCGATGACGCGCTACGACTCGCCTGAGAAGCGAGCGGCATTCTTTGAAGAGTTGGTGCGTCGAGTGGAAACTGTACCCGGCGTGCGCGGTGCCACAGCGGTGCGCACGCTGCCAACAGCGCGCGGTCAGCTTGGAACCAACCTACAGATTCAGGGACAGGAGATCGCAGAACCAGGTCACCTGGGGATCGGCTTGCAGACGATTACACCCGGTTATTTTCGGGTCTTGGGGGCGTCTCTTCAGCGCGGACGGGAATTCACGGCCGCTGACAACACGCGGAGCGCACCGCCCGTCGTAATTGTCAACGAAAGCTTCGCCCGCCGTTTCTGGCCGGCCTATCCCGGCGGCGCGGACCCGATCGGCAAGCGGATCACCGTGCCAATTCTCGAAGCCGGTCCCCTCGAGATCGTGGGAGTCGTGGCGGATGTGCACGAGCGCGCATTGACCCGCGACACCGAGCCTCGGTTTTACATCCCCAAGATCCTGTATCCGCCGCAGGTAGGGTACTTGGCGGTTCGTACGCAGGGCGACCCGTTGCTCTCTGTGAACGCCATTCGCGCCGAAGTGCTGGCGATCGACCGCGATCAGCCGGTTGCGGATATACGAATGATGGAGGAGATATTCGAGGCGTCGGTGGGACCGCAGCGCCTCGTGACATGGCTCTTGGGATTGTTCGCAGGCACCGCGCTCTTGCTTGCCGTGATTGGCATCTATGGCGTCCTGGCTTACTCGGTGGCACTGCGTACCCAAGAAATTGGCATTCGTCGCGCGTTGGGCGCACAGCCGAGCGACATTTTGGGAAGCGTGCTGCGACGCGGTCTAGTCTTGGTGCTTGCGGGCGTGACGCTGGGTATTGGCGGTGCGTTCGCATTGACCAGAATCATGACCGGGCTGCTCTTCCGTACTAGCCCCAGCGATCCGGCGACGTTCGCGAGTATCGCGTTGCTCTTCATCATCGTCGCGCTGGCGGCCAGTTGGCTTCCTGCCCGGAGAGCGGCAACCGTTGATCCAATGCGCGTGTTGAGGTAA
- a CDS encoding PadR family transcriptional regulator, with protein MGRAQSGELLQGTLPLLILRVLAPTSNHGFGIARRIEQISKDVLRVEEGSLYPALHKMELEGWIESEWRLTENNRKAKYYKLTRAGRKQLRHETGRWDAIAAAIAAILQEA; from the coding sequence ATGGGACGAGCACAGTCGGGCGAGCTGCTCCAGGGCACGCTACCGTTACTCATTCTCCGGGTTCTCGCACCCACGTCTAATCATGGGTTCGGGATCGCACGGCGGATTGAGCAGATCTCCAAAGATGTCTTGCGCGTCGAGGAAGGATCGCTCTACCCGGCCCTGCACAAGATGGAGCTCGAGGGGTGGATCGAGTCCGAGTGGCGCCTCACCGAGAACAACCGGAAGGCGAAGTACTACAAGCTCACGCGGGCGGGTCGCAAGCAGCTGAGGCATGAAACCGGGCGATGGGACGCGATCGCCGCCGCCATTGCGGCGATTCTGCAGGAGGCGTAG
- a CDS encoding BlaI/MecI/CopY family transcriptional regulator — MTHAKLTKLELQILEILWARDNASIREIQEAFPEPRPAYTTIQTTVYRLEGKKAVRRIRKISNAHIFEPIVPRDVARHRLLDEILSFFGGKAQPMMAQLAEAGKLTLDDVRQLEKAIKRRAQQPNPGRSRK; from the coding sequence ATGACTCACGCGAAGCTCACGAAGCTCGAGCTGCAAATCCTGGAGATCCTCTGGGCGCGGGACAACGCCTCCATTCGCGAGATCCAGGAGGCGTTTCCAGAGCCTCGTCCGGCCTACACCACCATTCAGACGACGGTCTATCGGTTGGAAGGAAAGAAGGCCGTACGGCGGATACGAAAAATCAGCAACGCGCACATTTTCGAGCCGATTGTTCCCCGTGACGTCGCACGACACCGGCTGCTCGACGAGATACTGAGCTTCTTCGGCGGAAAAGCGCAACCGATGATGGCGCAGCTCGCCGAGGCGGGGAAGCTGACGCTCGACGATGTCCGCCAGTTGGAGAAGGCGATCAAGAGGCGTGCGCAGCAACCCAACCCCGGAAGGAGTCGCAAATGA
- a CDS encoding type II toxin-antitoxin system prevent-host-death family antitoxin, with product MSGMTSVNVHEAKTHLSRLLDRAHAGEEIIIAKHGKPYARLVPLPGRQPKRQAGTLRGFVEITETFFEPLPSEWRGEE from the coding sequence ATGAGCGGTATGACGAGCGTCAACGTCCACGAGGCAAAGACCCACCTGTCCCGCCTGCTCGACCGAGCGCATGCCGGTGAAGAAATCATCATCGCCAAGCACGGTAAGCCGTATGCGCGTCTCGTTCCGCTGCCGGGTCGCCAGCCGAAGAGGCAGGCGGGGACGCTCCGCGGCTTCGTCGAGATCACCGAGACGTTTTTCGAGCCGCTGCCATCGGAGTGGCGTGGCGAGGAATAG
- a CDS encoding PIN domain-containing protein, whose product MLHTRVLLDTHALLWWAANTKALSRKVRRLIEDERTRVFVSAASGWEIATKVRLGTLKWTGPESVESYCIGQGFKLLPVTLAHAERAGSWPQEHGDPFDRMLAAQGDREQMPIATSDPNIARFEVETIW is encoded by the coding sequence GTGCTTCACACGCGAGTCCTGCTCGACACACACGCTCTCCTATGGTGGGCTGCAAACACGAAGGCGCTGAGCAGGAAGGTCAGGCGCCTCATCGAGGATGAGCGTACGCGGGTCTTCGTGAGCGCCGCCAGCGGCTGGGAGATCGCCACGAAGGTGCGACTCGGGACGCTGAAATGGACAGGTCCTGAGTCAGTCGAATCATACTGTATCGGGCAGGGATTCAAGCTTCTACCGGTGACGTTGGCACACGCAGAGAGGGCCGGCTCCTGGCCCCAGGAGCACGGCGATCCGTTCGACCGGATGCTCGCAGCTCAGGGCGACCGAGAGCAGATGCCAATCGCGACAAGCGATCCGAACATCGCACGGTTCGAGGTCGAGACGATCTGGTGA
- a CDS encoding metalloregulator ArsR/SmtB family transcription factor, whose amino-acid sequence MIETLAALAEPNRFRIVELLRSGPRPVNDIGERLHLNQPQVSKHLRVLKDAGLVAVQPRAQQRLYGLRAEPLRQLHEWLERYRQVWDARFDELDELIEELKGKETSDGRKRRK is encoded by the coding sequence GTGATCGAGACGTTGGCTGCTCTTGCGGAGCCGAACCGTTTTCGCATCGTCGAGCTGCTGCGTTCGGGACCCCGCCCAGTGAATGACATCGGCGAGCGCCTTCACCTCAACCAGCCGCAGGTGTCGAAGCATCTGCGTGTGCTGAAAGATGCCGGGCTCGTCGCCGTGCAACCGCGCGCCCAACAGCGGCTCTACGGGCTGCGCGCAGAACCCCTCCGCCAACTTCACGAGTGGCTCGAGCGCTATCGCCAAGTCTGGGATGCGCGCTTCGACGAGCTGGACGAGCTCATCGAAGAGCTCAAAGGGAAGGAGACGTCCGATGGTCGCAAGAGAAGGAAGTGA
- a CDS encoding ATPase — translation MELEGDREIVIARTFNAPARIVFDAWTKPEHVSRWWAPRSRGVSVVTCDADIHVGGEYRYVLRLDTGKEFAFSGKYTEVLPYSRLVYTEIFEPTASGAQPGDAELIVTVTFDEQGGKTHLVSRSRCPSKEVRDAILASGMEHGMRETMDQLEELVGSLR, via the coding sequence ATGGAGCTCGAAGGCGATCGCGAGATCGTCATCGCGCGCACGTTCAACGCGCCGGCGCGGATCGTGTTCGACGCCTGGACCAAGCCCGAGCACGTGAGCCGCTGGTGGGCGCCCAGGTCGCGCGGCGTCTCCGTCGTGACCTGCGACGCCGACATCCACGTCGGCGGCGAGTACCGTTACGTCCTCCGGCTCGACACGGGCAAGGAATTCGCGTTCTCGGGTAAGTACACCGAGGTCTTGCCGTACTCTCGCCTGGTCTACACAGAGATCTTCGAGCCGACGGCCTCCGGCGCGCAACCGGGGGATGCCGAGCTCATCGTCACGGTCACGTTCGACGAGCAGGGGGGCAAGACGCACCTCGTGTCGCGCAGCCGCTGTCCGTCGAAGGAAGTGCGCGACGCTATCCTCGCGTCTGGCATGGAGCACGGCATGCGCGAGACGATGGATCAGCTGGAGGAGCTCGTCGGGTCGCTTCGTTGA
- a CDS encoding NIPSNAP family protein codes for MTVTCFIRYEIDPFQREGFKEYAENWGRIIPRCGGHLVGYFLPHEGTNNVAWGLIAFDSLASYEAYRNRLRTDPDARKNFAMAQAQRLIVREERNFVEVVDGTFDIAAALADNA; via the coding sequence ATGACCGTCACTTGTTTCATCCGATACGAAATCGATCCGTTTCAGCGAGAGGGATTCAAGGAGTACGCCGAGAACTGGGGCCGCATCATCCCTCGATGCGGCGGCCATCTCGTGGGGTATTTCCTGCCGCATGAAGGCACGAACAACGTGGCTTGGGGATTGATCGCCTTCGACAGTCTCGCTTCGTACGAGGCATACCGGAATAGGTTGAGGACCGATCCGGACGCGCGCAAGAACTTCGCCATGGCACAGGCACAACGCCTCATTGTTCGCGAAGAACGGAACTTCGTGGAAGTCGTTGATGGGACCTTCGACATTGCCGCCGCGCTCGCAGACAACGCGTGA
- a CDS encoding esterase-like activity of phytase family protein has translation MTRIAIGLLCAGLAGSVTSDITLGKGRRESSFHRVGTLANYRNNPNITDETVSEIVAATADGKTLIYTDGPRGEVGFIDITNPASPLPAGSIILDPTPADDVVYEPTSVDVLGNGYALVAANTSQSVFDPSGSLLVIHIPSKTVVWEIDLGGQPDSIQISPDRRFVAVAIENERSETLCVGGRENGLDVVEDDDYVSGVNTTEDLCEEASGVVGGLPQTPFGNPPGYLTVIGITGQNPAAWIRHDVALTGLAEYAPEDPEPEFVDINHRNQAVVTLQENNHVVIVDLARHQVINHFPAGVVTLNGIDATEDDVIALADALANVPREPDAVAWIPGGWGHLNIATANEGDLFGGSRGFSIFTPEGALAFDSGVSLEELAVRHGHYPESRSENKGTEPEAIEYARFRGQEYLFVGSERGSFIAVYLLDRFGRPRFTQLLPAPLGPEGLLAIPHRNLLVASGETDDPSFGVRSTVMIYELTREAPEYPQIVSRDRAGSPIPWSALSGMTSIPGRPDTILAVWDSYFSESRILAIDVSSKPAVITGALTIQNGSGNYDPEGITVAPDDTLWIASEGNASDSRQNLLIQTDLTGQVLTEIGLPTEILACRAASTNRTTLGSGFEGVAVLRGRRGAYRLLVAQQRGWDYTTGECEDLDDDGGGLNVGGEPNWTRIWIYDPQSDSWDSLAWELAPKPANASWVGLSEITETPSGEYLVIERDNLTGDFAELKTLARVDLPATADRLISHTEKVVYDLLPDFAATNGWMTDKPEGVAVTADGHTYVVTDNDGVDDWSGETWFFDLGPYWWLFR, from the coding sequence ATGACGAGGATCGCCATCGGATTGCTGTGTGCTGGACTGGCCGGTTCTGTGACGTCGGATATCACTCTAGGGAAGGGGAGGCGCGAGAGTAGCTTTCATCGTGTCGGCACCCTTGCGAACTACCGGAACAATCCGAACATCACCGACGAGACGGTCTCCGAGATCGTCGCCGCGACGGCCGATGGCAAGACCCTGATCTACACCGACGGTCCGCGCGGCGAGGTTGGCTTCATCGATATCACGAATCCTGCGAGCCCCCTCCCCGCGGGCAGCATCATTCTCGACCCGACTCCTGCGGACGACGTTGTTTATGAGCCCACGTCCGTGGACGTCCTCGGCAACGGATACGCGCTCGTCGCCGCAAACACGAGCCAGTCGGTGTTCGATCCGAGCGGCAGTCTCCTCGTCATCCACATCCCGAGCAAGACGGTCGTCTGGGAAATCGATCTCGGCGGTCAGCCAGACTCGATTCAAATCAGTCCAGATCGCAGGTTCGTGGCCGTCGCGATCGAGAACGAGCGAAGTGAGACGCTCTGCGTCGGCGGTCGTGAGAACGGCCTCGACGTGGTAGAAGACGACGATTATGTGTCGGGCGTGAACACTACCGAAGACCTGTGCGAAGAGGCCTCGGGTGTGGTCGGCGGCTTGCCGCAGACGCCCTTCGGCAATCCTCCGGGATACCTGACCGTGATCGGGATCACCGGTCAGAACCCGGCGGCCTGGATTCGCCATGACGTTGCTCTAACGGGCCTGGCGGAGTACGCGCCAGAAGATCCGGAGCCGGAGTTCGTCGACATCAACCATCGCAATCAGGCAGTGGTGACGTTGCAGGAGAACAACCACGTCGTGATCGTGGACCTCGCGCGGCACCAAGTCATCAATCACTTCCCGGCCGGCGTTGTCACGCTCAACGGCATCGATGCCACCGAAGACGACGTCATTGCGCTCGCCGATGCGCTTGCCAATGTTCCGCGTGAGCCAGATGCCGTTGCATGGATCCCAGGCGGGTGGGGCCACCTGAACATCGCCACCGCCAATGAGGGCGACCTCTTCGGCGGCAGTCGTGGCTTCTCGATCTTCACTCCGGAAGGGGCTCTCGCCTTCGACAGCGGAGTCTCGCTCGAGGAGCTCGCAGTTCGGCACGGCCACTATCCGGAAAGCCGGTCGGAGAACAAGGGCACGGAGCCAGAAGCCATCGAGTACGCCCGGTTTCGTGGCCAGGAGTACCTCTTCGTTGGGAGCGAGCGCGGTAGCTTCATCGCCGTCTACCTGCTCGACCGCTTCGGGCGGCCTCGGTTCACGCAGCTCCTTCCTGCGCCGCTCGGACCCGAGGGGCTCCTCGCTATCCCGCACCGCAACCTGCTGGTGGCGTCTGGCGAAACCGACGATCCCTCCTTCGGCGTACGGTCGACGGTGATGATTTACGAGCTCACGCGCGAGGCGCCAGAGTACCCGCAGATCGTCTCGCGCGACAGGGCGGGCTCGCCGATCCCATGGTCTGCACTCTCAGGAATGACCTCGATTCCCGGGCGGCCAGATACTATTCTCGCGGTGTGGGACTCGTATTTCAGTGAGAGTCGCATCTTGGCCATTGACGTTTCAAGCAAGCCGGCCGTCATCACTGGCGCACTGACCATCCAGAACGGGAGCGGCAACTACGATCCCGAGGGCATCACGGTGGCGCCGGATGACACGTTGTGGATCGCAAGCGAGGGCAACGCCAGCGACAGCAGACAAAACCTTCTGATCCAGACCGACCTCACAGGTCAGGTACTCACCGAGATTGGCTTGCCGACAGAAATCCTGGCCTGCCGCGCCGCATCCACCAACCGCACAACGCTCGGCTCCGGTTTCGAGGGGGTCGCTGTTCTTCGAGGCCGGCGTGGCGCGTACCGTCTCCTCGTCGCGCAGCAGCGCGGCTGGGACTACACGACTGGGGAGTGCGAAGACTTGGACGACGATGGCGGGGGCCTCAACGTCGGCGGCGAGCCGAATTGGACCCGTATCTGGATCTACGATCCGCAGAGCGACAGCTGGGATTCCCTTGCTTGGGAGCTCGCGCCAAAGCCGGCCAATGCCAGCTGGGTCGGCCTGTCGGAAATCACCGAGACGCCCTCGGGCGAGTACCTCGTGATCGAGCGGGACAATCTGACAGGCGACTTCGCGGAGCTCAAGACACTGGCAAGGGTCGACCTCCCAGCCACTGCCGACCGGCTGATCAGCCACACCGAGAAGGTCGTCTACGATCTGCTTCCTGATTTCGCAGCGACCAACGGATGGATGACGGACAAGCCCGAAGGGGTTGCAGTGACAGCGGACGGCCATACCTACGTTGTGACCGACAACGATGGTGTCGACGACTGGTCCGGCGAGACGTGGTTTTTCGACCTGGGTCCGTACTGGTGGCTCTTCCGCTGA